The Synergistaceae bacterium genome window below encodes:
- a CDS encoding putative hydro-lyase: protein MRAADYADSSPREVRQLIREGKWTLPTPGMCKGHVQGNLVVLPRDLAYDFLVFAQRNPKPCPILDVTEPGDPEPKLVAPGADISTDIPRYRVWKDGECVDEPTDVKKYWRDDLVGFLLGCSFSFEGALLEAGIPVRHIEQNRNVPMYVTNIQCTPAGALRGPVVVSMRPIPAAMVPKAVLCTGRFPAVHGAPIHIGDPSQIGINDINKPDLGDAVDINPGEVPLFWACGCTPQAAIMAVKPPFCITHMPGHMFIADPKDADYAVF, encoded by the coding sequence ATGAGGGCTGCGGACTACGCGGACAGCTCGCCTCGCGAAGTGAGGCAGCTCATCAGGGAGGGCAAGTGGACCCTGCCGACCCCCGGGATGTGCAAGGGGCACGTGCAGGGAAACCTGGTCGTGCTGCCGCGCGACCTGGCCTACGACTTCCTGGTCTTCGCCCAGAGAAACCCCAAGCCCTGCCCGATCCTGGACGTAACCGAGCCTGGCGACCCCGAGCCGAAGCTCGTGGCGCCGGGGGCGGATATCTCGACCGACATACCGAGATACCGGGTCTGGAAGGACGGGGAGTGCGTGGACGAGCCCACGGACGTCAAGAAGTACTGGCGGGACGACCTGGTAGGGTTTCTGCTAGGATGCTCCTTCTCCTTCGAGGGAGCCCTGCTGGAGGCGGGGATACCGGTGCGGCACATAGAGCAGAACAGGAACGTGCCGATGTACGTCACCAACATACAGTGCACGCCCGCCGGAGCTCTGAGGGGGCCGGTCGTCGTCAGCATGAGGCCGATCCCGGCGGCGATGGTCCCGAAGGCCGTGCTTTGCACCGGCCGTTTCCCGGCGGTGCACGGCGCTCCCATCCACATAGGGGACCCGTCGCAGATAGGGATAAATGACATAAACAAGCCCGACCTGGGCGACGCAGTGGACATCAACCCCGGGGAGGTCCCCCTCTTCTGGGCGTGCGGATGCACCCCTCAGGCCGCCATCATGGCGGTGAAACCACCTTTCTGCATCACGCACATGCCCGGCCACATGTTCATCGCGGACCCGAAGGACGCCGACTACGCGGTTTTCTAG
- a CDS encoding SYNERG-CTERM sorting domain-containing protein, with the protein MENGFLVDPAFIVAGERKSEPEPPKGGGGGCNSLGFAPALLILLSPLSLLTRRK; encoded by the coding sequence GTGGAGAACGGCTTCCTGGTCGATCCCGCCTTTATAGTGGCCGGGGAAAGAAAGAGCGAACCCGAACCGCCCAAAGGCGGCGGCGGTGGCTGCAATTCTCTGGGCTTCGCCCCCGCTCTGCTGATCCTGCTGTCCCCGCTGTCGCTGCTGACGAGAAGAAAGTAA
- a CDS encoding DUF4282 domain-containing protein gives MDVLYDFLTFRYFISHNVLHIIYFLGAAGIPFLTWRLSQRLQSWLEESLSGVIRPRRQALDGNQSTSHIYGLFFLMFVFMEIAWRVIFEFLMAFLQMREALMMLIGM, from the coding sequence ATGGATGTCCTCTATGACTTTTTAACTTTCAGATATTTTATAAGCCATAACGTCCTTCACATCATTTACTTTCTTGGCGCCGCCGGCATTCCTTTTCTGACATGGCGACTTTCACAGCGGCTTCAATCGTGGTTGGAAGAATCTCTTTCCGGGGTGATCCGCCCCCGGAGGCAGGCCCTTGACGGAAACCAGAGCACCAGCCATATTTACGGACTCTTTTTCCTCATGTTTGTATTTATGGAGATAGCTTGGCGAGTGATCTTTGAGTTTCTGATGGCCTTTCTTCAGATGCGGGAGGCGCTGATGATGCTCATCGGTATGTGA
- a CDS encoding type II toxin-antitoxin system HicB family antitoxin: protein MKAEFTAIIEAAPEGGYWAICPEIPGANGQGETPEEAKDSLREAIELILLDRKEDILRGLPDDVILETVLVG, encoded by the coding sequence ATGAAAGCCGAATTCACTGCCATTATCGAAGCTGCACCCGAGGGGGGCTACTGGGCGATCTGCCCGGAGATTCCCGGTGCCAACGGACAAGGTGAGACGCCGGAAGAGGCGAAGGACAGCTTACGAGAAGCCATAGAGTTGATTCTGCTGGATCGCAAAGAGGATATTCTTCGCGGTCTGCCGGATGATGTCATCCTGGAAACTGTATTGGTAGGATGA
- a CDS encoding type II toxin-antitoxin system HicA family toxin, with protein MKRRDLERMLRMAGCYLKREGASHALWINPIGIA; from the coding sequence ATGAAGCGGAGGGATTTGGAGCGAATGCTCCGTATGGCTGGCTGCTACTTGAAACGCGAGGGCGCGTCGCATGCTCTGTGGATTAATCCGATTGGGATTGCCTGA
- the gyrB gene encoding DNA topoisomerase (ATP-hydrolyzing) subunit B produces the protein MSPLALQYTAKDIQVLEGLQAVRKRPGMYIGDTSVRGLHHLVQEVVDNSVDEAIGGFCTKIRITIHEDESLSVKDNGRGIPTDPHPSNGRPASEVVLTTLHAGGKFDGAVYKVSGGLHGVGVSVVNALSEWLEITICRNGESRTQRFERGIPVSELSAGVKTDLSGTKIHFMPDRTVFEEVRFSFDILGARFREMAFLNPGLSITLEDLREDGRIKEFCYEGGIKSFIEYLNRGKTPLFADPIVISGEREGVGADIGIQYNDGYQERVFGFANLIHTIEGGTHVSGFRTALTRAVNEAARRAKLLKEKDENLSGDDLKEGLTSVISVKLANPQFEGQTKTKLGNSDVKGIVDSILYEELTAWFDDHPQIIKTVVEKAIKARQAREAAKRARELVRKSAMTGLTLPGKLADCSDRNPENTEVYIVEGNSAGGSAKQGRDRSFQAILPLRGKILNVEKARLDRALSNAEIRTMIQTLGAGVGDDFDTSKLRYHKVIIMTDADVDGAHIGTLLLTFFYRYMPSLIEEGYLYMAQPPLYRVQRGKTVAYCYNEKELRDFLDDAGESAKVMVQRYKGLGEMNPDQLWETTMDPKSRVLKRIQVDDAVEADEYFSILMGDKVEPRREFINAHAREVKNLDI, from the coding sequence ATGAGCCCTCTGGCTCTTCAGTACACCGCCAAGGACATCCAGGTCCTGGAGGGACTGCAGGCGGTTCGAAAGCGGCCCGGGATGTACATAGGCGACACGTCCGTCCGCGGGCTTCACCACCTGGTCCAGGAGGTGGTGGACAACTCGGTCGATGAGGCCATAGGCGGTTTCTGCACAAAAATCCGCATCACCATACACGAGGACGAGAGTTTGTCGGTAAAGGACAACGGCCGCGGCATACCCACGGACCCCCACCCGTCAAACGGACGCCCCGCATCGGAGGTCGTGCTGACGACCCTGCACGCGGGAGGCAAGTTCGACGGCGCGGTCTACAAGGTCAGCGGAGGCCTTCACGGCGTGGGAGTATCCGTCGTCAACGCCCTTTCGGAGTGGCTCGAGATCACCATCTGCCGAAACGGAGAGAGCAGGACACAGCGCTTCGAGAGGGGCATTCCCGTGTCGGAACTGTCCGCCGGGGTCAAGACCGATCTCTCCGGGACTAAGATCCACTTCATGCCCGACCGTACAGTCTTCGAGGAGGTCCGCTTCTCCTTCGACATACTCGGCGCGCGATTCCGGGAGATGGCCTTCCTGAACCCGGGGCTGTCCATAACGCTCGAGGACCTGCGCGAGGACGGGCGCATCAAGGAATTCTGCTACGAGGGCGGGATCAAGTCCTTCATAGAGTACCTGAACAGGGGCAAGACTCCTCTCTTCGCCGACCCCATAGTGATATCGGGTGAGAGGGAGGGAGTCGGAGCGGACATAGGCATCCAGTACAACGACGGCTACCAGGAGAGGGTCTTCGGCTTCGCCAACCTAATACACACAATCGAGGGCGGCACACACGTGTCCGGCTTCCGCACCGCGCTCACGCGAGCGGTCAACGAGGCTGCGAGAAGGGCAAAACTCCTGAAGGAGAAGGACGAGAACCTGTCCGGAGACGACCTCAAGGAGGGGTTGACCTCCGTCATATCGGTCAAGCTGGCCAACCCCCAGTTCGAGGGACAGACCAAGACAAAGCTCGGCAACAGCGACGTAAAGGGCATTGTCGACTCCATCCTCTACGAGGAGCTGACCGCCTGGTTCGACGACCACCCGCAGATAATCAAAACCGTGGTCGAGAAGGCGATAAAGGCCAGGCAGGCACGCGAGGCGGCAAAACGCGCGAGGGAGCTGGTCCGCAAGTCGGCGATGACCGGCCTGACTTTGCCGGGGAAGCTGGCCGACTGCTCCGACAGGAACCCTGAGAACACCGAGGTCTATATAGTCGAGGGGAACAGCGCCGGAGGAAGCGCCAAGCAGGGGCGCGACAGGAGCTTCCAGGCGATACTCCCCCTTCGCGGAAAGATACTCAACGTAGAGAAGGCCCGTCTGGACAGGGCGCTCTCCAACGCGGAGATCCGCACCATGATCCAGACCCTGGGCGCAGGAGTAGGCGACGACTTCGACACGTCCAAGCTCCGCTACCACAAAGTAATAATCATGACCGACGCCGACGTGGACGGCGCGCACATCGGCACGCTGCTGCTGACCTTCTTCTACCGCTACATGCCTTCCCTCATCGAGGAGGGCTACCTCTACATGGCCCAGCCTCCGCTGTACAGGGTGCAGAGAGGAAAGACAGTAGCCTACTGCTACAACGAGAAGGAGCTGAGGGACTTCCTGGATGACGCGGGCGAGTCCGCCAAGGTCATGGTCCAGCGCTACAAGGGACTCGGCGAGATGAACCCCGATCAGCTGTGGGAGACCACCATGGACCCGAAGAGTCGAGTCCTCAAGAGGATACAGGTGGACGACGCGGTCGAGGCCGACGAGTACTTCAGCATCCTGATGGGCGACAAGGTCGAGCCGCGCAGAGAGTTCATCAACGCCCACGCCCGCGAGGTCAAAAACCTGGACATCTGA
- a CDS encoding YitT family protein: MSFGNFRAKARGVASRVLGEIRSEWKAFVAISTGVTVQAVAVTLFVLPNRFPDLGVSGMAVLSNYVFGISPAYVILGVNSLLMIWAWRELSPRFVVWTMWAVLLFSTLLKTFEYFPVPAIGDRFMAAVLSGVVRGLGAGLIFRVGGSTGGLDIPGVALRRRYGIEIGQFAIFINTGLLGLSFFVVGLEAAIYGAVALYVYGIVVDNSIRSFDRRKQVLIITNVPERVSEFINLSLGRGTTRFEGVGGYSGQPRPALMTLLEPRQVVTLKKYLAENDPKAFMSVSVASEVLGKGFKSWKSL, translated from the coding sequence GTGAGTTTTGGGAATTTTAGAGCGAAGGCGCGCGGCGTCGCGTCTAGAGTTTTGGGAGAGATCCGCAGCGAGTGGAAGGCCTTCGTCGCCATTTCGACAGGAGTGACAGTGCAGGCGGTCGCGGTCACTCTGTTCGTGCTGCCTAACCGCTTCCCGGATCTGGGAGTGTCGGGCATGGCCGTGCTGTCGAACTACGTGTTCGGGATCTCTCCGGCGTATGTGATACTGGGGGTCAACTCCCTGCTGATGATATGGGCCTGGAGGGAGCTTTCCCCCCGCTTCGTGGTGTGGACGATGTGGGCGGTGCTTCTCTTCTCGACACTGCTGAAGACCTTCGAGTACTTTCCGGTGCCTGCTATCGGCGACAGGTTCATGGCGGCCGTGCTCTCGGGAGTCGTCAGGGGCCTGGGCGCCGGGCTCATCTTCAGGGTGGGAGGCTCGACGGGCGGGCTCGACATACCGGGCGTGGCCCTCCGACGGCGGTACGGAATCGAGATAGGGCAGTTCGCCATCTTCATCAACACGGGGCTTCTCGGGCTGTCGTTCTTCGTGGTGGGGCTGGAGGCCGCCATCTACGGCGCCGTGGCCCTGTACGTCTACGGGATAGTAGTGGACAACTCCATCAGGTCCTTCGACCGAAGGAAGCAGGTCTTAATCATAACGAACGTCCCGGAGAGGGTCAGTGAGTTCATAAACCTCTCGCTTGGCCGCGGGACGACGCGATTCGAGGGAGTGGGGGGCTACTCGGGGCAGCCTCGGCCGGCGCTTATGACCCTGCTGGAGCCGCGCCAGGTAGTCACGCTGAAAAAGTACCTCGCGGAGAACGATCCGAAGGCATTCATGTCGGTATCGGTGGCGTCCGAGGTTCTCGGAAAGGGGTTCAAGAGCTGGAAGAGCCTTTAG
- a CDS encoding UvrD-helicase domain-containing protein encodes MTDDTLLRRLKEHISSNGLLLPAQERAVFSDAPVTLVGAGAGTGKTHTLSWRFIRALIRADVRPRDILALTFTEKAAEEMRARIEALFSELRPILDPNGERLSGVASELQEARISTIHSFALGIVREQALFLPSGLGARPVTPPEEELFVARATRALDSLDTAWFDRALPPGRGAARWLGGDLDVLADVVNEYGPGVIVSFSLALSDLLESRGESPDSLSARAEDGGYFDEVARRIRSICLKEAREVASVWTGLLASLPAKLEGKSGFNERVDVLRSRWAGALPPATDDGSLDFALEIFNEVLGDLTGASGSKTGKRMQEHLCRTLKDFRDSYPSLKKGLGFLASPPSETEMRLRSLLLRTAAMIWEAGREYRARRGLLSYDDMIRLAAELSSRDDRVRSFKEIMVDEYQDTNPLQDKLIESAAAEGCRRFLVGDPKQSIYRFRHADPAIFGAKTANPSEGAVYIPLQTSFRARPSLLDEVNRLFGRLWKERIAEDMPTPYEPLLFPDDPEAGRVREADALPPVNHIFLRMRGGERISEARIRVATALGEKLLELHGGLVWDKGREEMRPAEWRDMTILVPTRASFAALEETLHPLFGIPTAFERGKQFFDRGETGDLANAMRALVFPEDRAATLGFLLSPFSGLGANEAARLLAPGAPSLEESHPEIASRLEELRTVARYEGLFGALVVLLRDQSFLARYPLWRRKSALANLWRGLDLVREYETVFGNDPGGCCSYLARMAGGGGSVEETPPLGDEEDVVRVMTVHSAKGLEFPITVVMDLDNRPGGGGGRTSLVPSAVVGAGFSSLPEAWEAGDKSNTAGVARFLEEASEQEEWQRLFYVAFTRARDCLVLCSTCGEEEGEPTPKPGSWLFLIEPTVPEDSTDIRPERKRAKPPEDEAAGRLVVPPPMDPALVEMMSATSYSLFRYCPAAWRMKHRQGMELTWEMPSDEEPGGADLGSLAHWILSRWDLRSSSLARLLDDPGALLPQRLRPAWNSKREREALGGWLERFAESRVGRSMALACERGILRREIPFRINASGVRLVGSIDALWHEGNTVHIRDYKITAGPMDGTAEWESLYREQLLFYGHAASLAFPGSNHDIRLVYLREGREGEPIAPDRPWAEVGRMIREAASSCATGPYPPRTERCPRCFYRRDCPYRRVT; translated from the coding sequence ATGACCGACGACACATTGCTCCGGCGACTGAAAGAGCATATCTCATCGAACGGACTTCTCCTCCCCGCGCAGGAGAGAGCCGTCTTCTCCGACGCGCCCGTGACGCTGGTGGGAGCGGGTGCGGGCACTGGCAAGACCCACACTCTCTCCTGGCGCTTCATCAGGGCCCTTATTCGAGCGGACGTGCGACCACGCGACATACTGGCCCTGACCTTCACGGAGAAGGCTGCGGAGGAGATGCGCGCGAGAATAGAGGCACTCTTCTCGGAGCTCCGCCCGATCCTGGACCCGAACGGGGAGAGGCTCTCCGGAGTCGCGTCGGAGCTCCAGGAGGCGCGGATCTCCACCATTCACTCCTTCGCCCTGGGCATCGTCAGGGAGCAGGCCCTCTTCCTGCCGTCCGGGCTGGGCGCTCGCCCCGTCACTCCACCCGAGGAGGAGCTCTTCGTCGCACGGGCAACCAGGGCGCTGGACTCCCTGGATACCGCCTGGTTCGATCGAGCCCTTCCTCCCGGCCGTGGAGCGGCTCGCTGGCTTGGCGGCGACCTTGACGTCCTCGCCGACGTGGTAAACGAGTACGGCCCGGGAGTCATCGTCTCCTTCTCCCTGGCCCTCTCCGACCTTCTCGAGAGCCGGGGCGAGTCCCCCGACTCGCTTTCGGCCCGTGCGGAGGACGGCGGCTATTTTGACGAGGTCGCGAGACGAATCAGGTCGATCTGCCTGAAGGAGGCCAGGGAGGTCGCTTCTGTCTGGACGGGGCTTCTTGCCTCTCTTCCCGCGAAACTGGAGGGGAAATCCGGCTTCAACGAACGTGTCGACGTACTGAGAAGCAGGTGGGCGGGGGCCCTTCCACCCGCGACGGACGACGGCTCCTTGGACTTCGCGCTCGAGATCTTCAACGAGGTCCTCGGGGATTTAACCGGCGCGTCCGGCTCGAAGACCGGCAAGAGGATGCAGGAACACCTGTGCAGGACTCTCAAGGACTTCCGCGACTCCTACCCGTCCCTTAAGAAAGGGCTGGGCTTCCTGGCATCGCCTCCATCGGAAACGGAGATGCGCCTTCGCTCCCTGCTGCTTCGGACCGCCGCGATGATCTGGGAGGCGGGCAGGGAGTACCGGGCCAGGAGAGGACTGCTCTCCTACGACGACATGATACGCCTGGCCGCGGAGCTCTCCTCCCGCGACGACAGGGTTCGATCCTTCAAGGAGATAATGGTGGACGAGTACCAGGACACCAATCCCCTGCAGGACAAACTCATCGAGTCCGCGGCTGCGGAGGGATGCAGACGATTCCTCGTGGGGGACCCGAAGCAGTCGATATACCGGTTTCGCCACGCGGACCCGGCCATCTTCGGCGCGAAGACGGCGAATCCCTCGGAGGGCGCGGTCTACATCCCGCTTCAGACGAGCTTCCGCGCCCGCCCCTCCCTCCTGGACGAGGTGAACCGGCTGTTCGGCCGCCTCTGGAAGGAGAGGATAGCCGAGGACATGCCGACACCGTACGAGCCGCTGCTCTTCCCCGACGATCCGGAGGCGGGGCGAGTTCGCGAGGCGGACGCCCTCCCCCCTGTGAATCATATCTTCCTGCGCATGAGGGGGGGGGAGAGGATATCGGAGGCCAGGATCAGGGTGGCGACCGCCCTGGGGGAAAAACTTCTAGAACTGCACGGAGGGCTCGTGTGGGACAAGGGCAGAGAGGAGATGCGCCCGGCGGAGTGGCGCGACATGACGATCTTGGTCCCGACACGCGCCTCTTTCGCCGCGCTGGAGGAGACTCTGCACCCCCTCTTCGGCATACCGACGGCGTTCGAGAGGGGAAAGCAGTTCTTCGACAGGGGAGAGACGGGCGACCTGGCGAACGCGATGCGAGCGCTCGTCTTCCCGGAGGACCGGGCCGCGACCCTCGGCTTTCTGCTCTCCCCCTTCTCCGGCCTTGGTGCTAACGAGGCGGCGAGGCTGCTCGCCCCGGGTGCGCCGAGCCTAGAGGAGTCACATCCCGAGATCGCCTCTCGCCTGGAAGAGCTCCGGACGGTCGCCCGCTACGAGGGGCTCTTCGGGGCCCTGGTCGTCCTGCTTAGGGACCAGTCCTTCCTCGCCCGCTACCCCCTCTGGCGGCGCAAGAGCGCGCTGGCTAACCTGTGGAGGGGGCTGGACCTTGTCAGGGAGTACGAGACCGTGTTCGGGAACGACCCGGGAGGCTGCTGCTCGTACCTCGCCCGCATGGCGGGGGGAGGGGGCTCGGTCGAGGAGACTCCTCCCCTGGGCGATGAGGAGGACGTCGTCAGGGTGATGACGGTCCACAGCGCGAAGGGACTGGAGTTTCCGATAACGGTGGTAATGGACCTGGACAACAGACCGGGCGGCGGAGGGGGCCGGACGTCGCTCGTTCCGTCGGCCGTCGTCGGGGCGGGTTTCTCCTCTCTGCCCGAGGCCTGGGAGGCCGGAGACAAGTCCAACACCGCCGGGGTCGCACGATTTCTCGAGGAGGCCTCGGAGCAGGAGGAGTGGCAGAGGCTCTTCTACGTGGCCTTCACCAGGGCGAGGGACTGCCTCGTCCTCTGCTCCACGTGCGGTGAGGAGGAGGGCGAGCCCACCCCCAAACCTGGCTCGTGGCTCTTCTTGATTGAACCGACCGTACCGGAGGACTCGACGGACATCCGCCCGGAGAGAAAGCGAGCCAAGCCTCCGGAGGACGAGGCGGCCGGACGACTAGTCGTCCCTCCGCCGATGGACCCCGCCCTGGTGGAGATGATGAGCGCCACTTCCTACTCCCTCTTCCGCTACTGTCCGGCTGCCTGGCGGATGAAGCACAGGCAGGGAATGGAGCTGACATGGGAGATGCCATCCGACGAAGAGCCGGGAGGCGCGGACCTCGGTTCGCTGGCCCACTGGATTCTTTCTCGCTGGGACCTCCGATCGTCCTCCCTGGCACGCCTGCTGGACGACCCGGGGGCGCTCCTGCCGCAGAGGCTTCGACCGGCCTGGAACAGCAAACGAGAGAGAGAGGCGCTCGGCGGTTGGCTTGAGAGATTTGCGGAGAGCCGGGTCGGAAGGAGCATGGCGCTTGCGTGCGAGCGGGGGATTCTTCGCCGGGAGATTCCTTTCAGGATAAACGCCTCCGGAGTCAGGCTCGTGGGAAGCATAGACGCCCTCTGGCACGAGGGTAACACGGTTCACATCAGGGACTACAAGATCACCGCCGGCCCGATGGACGGCACCGCCGAGTGGGAATCGCTGTACAGGGAGCAGCTGCTGTTCTACGGCCACGCGGCTTCTCTGGCCTTCCCCGGATCGAACCACGACATCAGGCTTGTCTACCTGCGCGAGGGGCGCGAGGGAGAGCCGATCGCCCCGGATCGCCCGTGGGCGGAGGTAGGGCGGATGATCCGCGAGGCGGCGTCCTCGTGCGCGACCGGACCTTATCCCCCCAGGACCGAGCGCTGCCCGAGATGCTTTTACAGGAGGGACTGCCCCTACAGGCGTGTTACATAG
- a CDS encoding HAD family hydrolase, which yields MFSCVIFDFDMTLADSSYAIVNSMNKLAEKVGLPRVKREDLLSVIGIPIRESWLKIWGRFEEDWLTDFRASFSEGEYAEINPYPGTRRVLEVLSARGVSLGLASNRQKPGPPLKAVGLAGYFSSVVGMDDVERGKPAPDMILKSMANLGGAPESTLYVGDTADDMSAARDAGVRPVGMTTGFFTPDALYGAGAWRVFDSVDEVLSLFGEDRGFDE from the coding sequence ATGTTTTCCTGCGTGATTTTCGACTTTGACATGACACTCGCGGACAGCAGCTACGCGATAGTGAATTCGATGAACAAGCTGGCCGAAAAAGTGGGTCTGCCCAGGGTGAAGAGGGAGGACCTTCTCTCCGTTATAGGCATTCCCATAAGAGAGTCTTGGCTTAAGATCTGGGGACGTTTCGAGGAGGACTGGCTGACTGATTTCAGGGCCTCCTTCTCGGAGGGCGAGTACGCCGAGATCAATCCCTACCCGGGAACAAGGCGGGTGCTCGAGGTCCTGTCCGCCCGAGGCGTCTCACTGGGACTAGCCTCCAATCGCCAGAAGCCCGGGCCGCCGCTGAAGGCCGTGGGGCTCGCAGGCTACTTCTCGTCGGTGGTGGGCATGGACGACGTGGAGAGGGGAAAGCCGGCGCCGGACATGATCCTGAAAAGCATGGCGAACCTGGGAGGGGCGCCCGAGTCGACTCTTTACGTTGGCGATACGGCGGACGACATGTCCGCGGCAAGGGATGCGGGGGTTCGCCCCGTGGGTATGACTACCGGCTTCTTCACCCCGGATGCCCTCTACGGCGCCGGAGCTTGGAGGGTCTTCGATTCGGTGGATGAGGTTCTATCCTTGTTCGGAGAGGACAGGGGCTTTGACGAGTAG
- a CDS encoding thioredoxin domain-containing protein, translating into MTSRGVNLLSGEKSPYLLLHADNPVDWHPWGSDAFEKAKRQDKPIFLSIGYAACHWCRVMERESFCDEEVANLLNGACIPVKVDREERPDIDGAFMAVCEMLNGSGGWPLNVFLTPDGLPFFAATYLPKRSGGAIPGMVDVVPRMKWLFATQRSQVESSARSIRESLVAEEEAARSGSLPGTAAFKRTFDELAGVFDREWGGFSKAPKFSMPSHLVFLIRYWRKFGVKSAWSMVERTIERIWQGGIHDHLAGGIARYSTDRRWLLPHFEKMLNDQALMLYVLSECAGESDSALFGAFADDITGFVLGEMTSPEGGFYSAIGAESDGEEGKYYLWTEEEIRSVLSPEEAGVFICAYGIRKGGNVKNERTGRILGDNVLHIAEPAKKTAPRFGLSAAELDALLARCRGKLLAERKGRVPPLKDDKILTDWNGLMIASLARASEVFKRPEWLNAAEKAARFIDQRLRDRTGGLLHRYRDGESAVSGLLDDYAFFSWGLTELAVATGRNSYADEALKLLDAADKAFADEKRGGFFTSSGDDPFLFLRRKEAYDGASPSGNSVMTDVYIRLSALTGRRELLSMARRTASAFSGRAAKYPLAHTWLLAAATML; encoded by the coding sequence TTGACGAGTAGAGGAGTAAATCTTCTCTCGGGGGAGAAATCGCCCTATCTTCTGCTGCACGCGGACAACCCCGTCGACTGGCACCCCTGGGGGAGCGATGCGTTTGAAAAGGCGAAGAGGCAGGACAAGCCGATCTTCCTGTCGATAGGTTATGCTGCGTGCCACTGGTGCCGGGTGATGGAGAGGGAGTCCTTCTGCGACGAAGAGGTTGCGAACCTGCTGAACGGAGCGTGCATTCCGGTGAAGGTCGATCGGGAGGAGCGTCCCGACATAGATGGTGCCTTCATGGCTGTCTGCGAGATGTTGAACGGCAGCGGAGGCTGGCCTCTGAACGTCTTCCTGACGCCGGACGGGCTGCCCTTCTTCGCTGCCACGTACCTTCCGAAGAGGAGCGGCGGCGCGATACCGGGAATGGTGGACGTGGTGCCGAGGATGAAGTGGCTCTTCGCCACGCAGAGGTCGCAGGTGGAGAGCTCGGCGAGGAGCATCCGAGAATCCCTCGTTGCCGAGGAGGAAGCCGCTCGTTCCGGATCCCTCCCCGGCACGGCAGCGTTCAAGAGGACGTTTGACGAGCTGGCTGGCGTCTTCGACAGGGAGTGGGGCGGGTTCTCAAAGGCACCGAAGTTTTCCATGCCATCGCACCTCGTTTTTTTGATACGCTACTGGAGGAAGTTCGGCGTGAAGAGCGCCTGGTCGATGGTCGAACGGACGATCGAGAGAATTTGGCAGGGCGGTATTCACGATCACCTCGCGGGCGGCATCGCCCGGTATTCGACGGACCGGCGCTGGCTGCTTCCTCACTTCGAGAAGATGCTGAACGACCAGGCCCTCATGCTCTACGTGCTGTCGGAGTGCGCCGGCGAGAGCGACAGTGCCCTGTTCGGCGCCTTCGCCGACGATATCACGGGGTTCGTCCTGGGGGAGATGACCTCCCCAGAGGGGGGCTTCTACTCGGCGATAGGGGCCGAGAGCGACGGCGAAGAGGGCAAGTACTACCTGTGGACCGAGGAGGAGATTCGCTCGGTTCTCTCGCCCGAGGAGGCGGGGGTGTTCATCTGCGCCTACGGAATCCGCAAGGGGGGCAACGTGAAGAACGAGCGAACCGGGCGGATCCTCGGGGACAACGTGCTGCACATCGCCGAACCGGCGAAAAAGACGGCCCCGAGGTTCGGCCTGTCGGCCGCGGAGCTGGACGCGCTGCTTGCCAGGTGCAGGGGGAAGCTCCTCGCCGAGAGGAAGGGACGCGTTCCTCCCCTGAAGGACGACAAGATACTGACCGACTGGAACGGCCTGATGATCGCGTCCCTCGCGAGGGCATCGGAGGTCTTCAAGAGGCCCGAGTGGCTGAACGCAGCTGAGAAGGCGGCCAGGTTCATCGATCAGAGGCTGCGCGACAGGACGGGCGGGCTGCTGCACCGTTACAGGGATGGAGAGAGCGCCGTTTCGGGGCTGCTCGACGACTACGCCTTCTTCTCGTGGGGTCTGACTGAACTCGCTGTCGCAACGGGGAGGAACTCTTACGCGGACGAGGCGCTGAAGCTTCTCGATGCGGCGGACAAGGCGTTCGCCGACGAGAAAAGAGGGGGATTCTTCACCTCGTCGGGCGACGACCCCTTCCTCTTTCTCAGGAGGAAGGAGGCCTACGACGGGGCCTCTCCGTCGGGCAACTCGGTGATGACGGATGTGTATATCCGTCTGTCGGCTTTGACCGGGCGGAGGGAGCTTCTCTCGATGGCCAGGCGTACGGCGTCGGCATTCTCCGGCAGGGCTGCGAAGTATCCCTTGGCGCACACTTGGCTGCTGGCCGCGGCGACAATGCTTTAA